DNA from Ruminococcaceae bacterium KH2T8:
AGATCGAAGAATTCCCAGCTTCCCATGCCGTTAGGGCACTCAAGCCAGATATAGGGAGAATTCACGCCTCCCGTAAATCTTATCTTTTTTTCCTTAAGAAGTACAGCCAACATTGAGGCATTATTCTTGTAGTAAGCGATATTCTCGCGGCAAGCGGCCCTTCCTTCGGGCGATAAAGCGCTCTCTGCGGCTCTTTGAACGGGATAGGAAACACCGTTGAACTTTGTTGCCTGACGTCTCTTCCAGAGCTTCATAAGGTCGAATCCGTCGGAATTGAGCTTGGAAGGAACTACCGTCCAGCCGCATCTTACCCCGGTAAAGCCCGCGAATTTCGAGAAGGAGCAGATCTCAACGGCGCACTCGTCGGCACCCTCGATCTCATAGATCGTATGAGGAAGATCCTCTTCGATAAATGCTTCATAGGCAGAATCAAAGATTATAAGTGATCCTGTCTCGAGTGCATAGTCGACCCATGCCTTGAGGCCTTCCCTTGTGTATACGGCACCTGTAGGGTTATTGGGGGAGCAAAGATAGATGACTGCTCCGTCGACCTTGTGGCCGATATCGGAAGGTGTCGGAAGGAATCCGTTATCGATATTTCCGTCAACGAGCGTGATCTTTCGTCCGCTCATGAGATTAGAGTCAACATATACGGGATATACGGGATCGGGGATAACGATCTCATTGTCACCCAGGATATCAACGAAATTTCCGAGATCGGACTTCGCACCGTCGGATACGAAGATCGACTCAGAAGGAACGTCTACACCGAGTCTTGAATAGTGATCGTGGATAGCGTCTTTTAGGAAATCGTAGCCGTACTCCGGGGGATAGCCTCTGAATGTCTCCTTGTTTCCCATCTCGTCGGCTGCGCTCTTCATGGCGTCAGTTACGACCTTGGGCAGAGGGAGCGTAACGTCACCTATACCCATCCTGATGATCTTCTTGTCGGGATGCTCCTCGCTGTACTTACGAACGCGCGATGCGATCTCCGAGAAGAGATATGTTTCCTTGATATTTCCGAAATCCGTGTTTACCTTGATCCTCATTTTCTTATTTCCTTTCACTTGATGCCTTTACCAGTCCCTTGAACAGAGGGTGAGCCTTATTGGGTCTGCTCTTGAACTCGGGGTGGTACTGTACGCCTACAAAGAATCTCTTGTCCTTATACTCTACTGTCTCGACGAGGTTGCCGTCAGGAGACATACCGCTCAATACAAGACCTGCCTTCTCGAGGTCTGCCCTGAAATCGTTATTGAACTCATATCTGTGGCGATGTCTCTCGTTGATCTCAAGAGCACCATAACATTCGTGCATCTTAGTGCCTTCCTTGATAACGCAGGGGTAGCTGCCGAGCCTTAACGTTCCGCCCTTTTCGACTTCGTCGCTCTGACCGGGCATGAAGTCTATTACCTTATGTGCGGACTCGGGAGCAAACTCATTAGAGTTGGCATCAACCCATCCTGCAAGTCCTCTTGCAGCTTCGATGACCGCGATCTGCATTCCGAGACAGATACCGAGATAAGGTACATCGTGCTCACGGCAGTACTTAGCCGTTAAGATCATGCCCTCTGTGCCTCTCATGCCGAAGCCGCCCGGAACGATAACACCGTCTACACCGATAAGTGCTTCGTCAACATTTTCTTCTGTTATAGTCTCTGAATCGATCCAGTCGATCTTCACTCTTACTCCGAGTGCGAAGCCTGCATGCTGCAATGCCTCGGCTACCGAAAGATATGCGTCGTGAAGCTGTACATACTTACCTACGAGACCGATCACGACATCCTTATTACGGTTACGGATAGCGTGGATAAGTGACTCCCACTCGGTAAGATCGGGCTCGGGTACATCGAGCTTAAGCTTATCGCAGACGATCTGGGACATACCGGATCTTTCGAGCATCAGAGGTGCTTCGTAGAGGATCGGCAGCGTATCGTTCTCGATAACGCATTCTTCCTTAACGTTACAGAAGTGCGCGATCTTGCTCAGGATATTCTTATCCTCGATGGGCTCATCTGTACGAAGGACGATGATGTCCGGAGATACACCCATTCCCTGAAGTTCCTTAACGGAGTGCTGAGTGGGCTTTGACTTGTGCTCGCCCGATGCCTTGAGATAAGGCAGAAGGCATACATGTATATAAAGTGAATTCTCTTTTCCTACTTCGTTTCCGACCTGTCTTATAGCCTCGATGAAAGGCTGGGACTCGATATCACCAGTCGTTCCTCCGACCTCT
Protein-coding regions in this window:
- a CDS encoding LL-diaminopimelate aminotransferase apoenzyme; translated protein: MRIKVNTDFGNIKETYLFSEIASRVRKYSEEHPDKKIIRMGIGDVTLPLPKVVTDAMKSAADEMGNKETFRGYPPEYGYDFLKDAIHDHYSRLGVDVPSESIFVSDGAKSDLGNFVDILGDNEIVIPDPVYPVYVDSNLMSGRKITLVDGNIDNGFLPTPSDIGHKVDGAVIYLCSPNNPTGAVYTREGLKAWVDYALETGSLIIFDSAYEAFIEEDLPHTIYEIEGADECAVEICSFSKFAGFTGVRCGWTVVPSKLNSDGFDLMKLWKRRQATKFNGVSYPVQRAAESALSPEGRAACRENIAYYKNNASMLAVLLKEKKIRFTGGVNSPYIWLECPNGMGSWEFFDLLLNEAQIVGTPGEGFGKSGEGFFRLTAFGTCEATKEACERLDKLL
- a CDS encoding CTP synthase is translated as MTKYIFVTGGVVSGLGKGITAASLGRLLKMRGLKVASQKLDPYINVDPGTMSPYQHGEVYVTEDGAETDLDLGHYERFIDEDLNKFSNLTTGKVYSNVIAKERKGEYLGNTVQIIPHITDEIKRFIYNVGKKSDADIVITEVGGTTGDIESQPFIEAIRQVGNEVGKENSLYIHVCLLPYLKASGEHKSKPTQHSVKELQGMGVSPDIIVLRTDEPIEDKNILSKIAHFCNVKEECVIENDTLPILYEAPLMLERSGMSQIVCDKLKLDVPEPDLTEWESLIHAIRNRNKDVVIGLVGKYVQLHDAYLSVAEALQHAGFALGVRVKIDWIDSETITEENVDEALIGVDGVIVPGGFGMRGTEGMILTAKYCREHDVPYLGICLGMQIAVIEAARGLAGWVDANSNEFAPESAHKVIDFMPGQSDEVEKGGTLRLGSYPCVIKEGTKMHECYGALEINERHRHRYEFNNDFRADLEKAGLVLSGMSPDGNLVETVEYKDKRFFVGVQYHPEFKSRPNKAHPLFKGLVKASSERK